Proteins encoded by one window of Seriola aureovittata isolate HTS-2021-v1 ecotype China chromosome 4, ASM2101889v1, whole genome shotgun sequence:
- the si:ch211-195m9.3 gene encoding galaxin → MSPLWVLGLESPVGTDAASKRLDCNYRKSCKGMQYDIRAAVCCENRLHPGAGLSCCGDLAFNPTAATCCKGKVILGLGEKVSACCGLHAYSPLNEMCCQSTVLAKPVPKAQCCGNETFDEDKQLCCGVTHKKKILARTSNHHQCCGYNQFNTITHCCCLMNGVLEIQHMNSGCCVEDTAQIPQSVMENMSMNPNNPVMESSSQSTIDAKPGPKMQNCGNDSFDVDNQLCCGSTDNKTILARNSSHHQCCGHDQYDNETECCCLIDENLEIRHINSSCCAEEAGVEPQNLATQPQCNEPATSLCGSLCYNPKELHCCERNQKKPHWCCLPGQCDVTPTVYNPCIQVCCDGCVSERKPWIDQVMYF, encoded by the exons ATGTCTCCGCTTTGGGTTCTCGGATTAG AGTCTCCCGTGGGCACTGACGCAGCTTCTAAGAGACTAGACTGCAACTACCG AAAAAGTTGCAAGGGAATGCAGTATGACATCCGCGCGGCTGTGTGTTGTGAGAATCGACTTCATCCAGGGGCAGGGCTGTCATGTTGTGGAGATCTGGCTTTCAACCCTACTGCTGCCACTTGTTGTAAAG GTAAAGTTATTCTGGGTCTGGGTGAAAAGGTGTCAGCTTGCTGTGGACTACACGCCTACAGCCCACTTAATGAAATGTGCTGTCAGTCAACTGTTTTAGCCAAACCTGTGCCAAAGGCCCAATGTTGTGGTAACG AGACTTTTGATGAGGACAAGCAACTGTGTTGTGGTGTGACTCATAAAAAGAAGATCCTGGCGAGGACATCCAATCACCACCAGTGCTGTGGTTATAACCAGTTTAACACCATCACTCATTGCTGCTGTCTGATGAATGGAGTTCTTGAGATACAACACATGAATTCAGGTTGCTGTGTAGAGGACACAG CTCAGATCCCGCAGTCTGTAATGGAAAATATGTCAATGAACCCCAACAACCCAGTCATGGAATCATCCAGTCAGTCAACTATTGATGCCAAACCTGGGCCAAAGATGCAAAATTGTGGTAATG ACTCTTTTGATGTGGACAATCAGCTGTGTTGTGGTTCAACTGACAACAAGACGATCCTGGCTAGGAACTCCAGTCACCACCAGTGCTGTGGTCATGACCAGTATGACAATGAGACTGagtgctgctgtttgattgatGAAAATCTTGAAATACGACACATTAATTCCAGCTGCTGTGCAGAAGAGGCAG GTGTTGAACCGCag aatCTTGCAACTCAGCCCCAATG CAATGAGCCAGCAACAAGTCTCTGTGGGTCATTATGTTACAACCCCAAAGAACTTCACTGCTGTGAGAGAAACCAGAAAAAGCCTCATTGGTGCTGCCTCCCAG GTCAATGTGATGTGACCCCCACAGTGTATAACCCATGTATCCAAGTCTGCTGTGATGGCTGTGTATCTGAGCGGAAGCCTTGGATAGATCAAGTAATGTACTTCTga